The genomic window GCAAACAGCACGAAGCCGCGCAGGCGGTCAATGCCGGCGCGCGGGAAATCGACATGGTGATCAATCAGGGCTGGGCGGCGACGGGTGATTTCGCCCATGTCGAGGAAGAGATCCGGGCGGTGGTGCGGACGGTTCCCGGGACGTGCGTCAAGGTCATCATCGAATGCTGCAATTTCGGCCGGGAGGCGAAGTCACGCCTGGTCGAGGCGGCGGTTGCGGCGGGTGCCCGCTATGTCAAGACCTCGACCGGCTTTGCCGCCTCCGGCGCCACCGTCGAGGATGTCCGCTTGCTGGCCGCCGTCGCGGACGGCCGCGTCAGGGTCAAGGCCGCCGGCGGTATCCGCAGTCTTGAGGACTGTCAGGCGATGCTTGCCGCCGGGGCCGACCGTATCGGCAGTTCCAGCGGGGTCGCCATCGTTGAACAGTGGCTGCGGACAGAGGGGCTGTCGTGAACCCTCCCTTTCGCCGGGTGCTGGTCGTGGTCCTCGACGGGGTGGGGGTTGGTGCTCTGCCCGATGCCGCCGCCTACGGTGATGCCGGGGCCAATACCCTGTTGCACGTTCTGCAGCGTTCCCCCTCTTTGCGGCTGCCGAACTTCGAGCGTTTCGGCCTCGGGCGTTTGGTGCCCGCTGCCGGACTGGTGTCGGGAGAAGGGCTGGCCGCCTGCGGGCGGATGGCCGAAAAGGCGGCGGGCAAGGATTCGACCGCGGGGCACTGGGAGCTGATGGGGGTGACCCTGGAACAGCCTCTGCCGACTTACCCGCAGGGTTTTCCCGAAGAAATCATCTCGGCGTTCACCGCCGCCACCGGGCTGGCGGTCCTCGGCAACCGGGCCGCCAGCGGCACCGACATCATCCGTGATCTCGGTGAGGAGCATCTGCGCAGCGGTCTGCCGATTATCTATACCAGCAGTGACTCGGTTTTTCAGATCGCTGCCCATGAAGAGGTCATCCCGGTCGAAAAACTGTACGACCTCTGCCGGAAGGCGCGGGAACTGCTCAACCCCTTTCGCGTCGGGCGGGTTATTGCCCGGCCCTTCACGGGCCGGGACGCCGCCGGTTTCCGCCGGACGGCCGGTCGTCATGACTTCTCGTTGCCGCCGATTGCTCCAACGCTGCTTGACCGTCTGCAGCAGGCGGGCGTACCGGTTGTCGGCATCGGTAAAATCGGCGACCTGTTCGCCGGCCGTGGTCTGGACGAGTCGTTGACAACCGCGAGCAACGCTGACGGGATGGCCGCCACGCTTGAATGCCTGGAGCGCGTCGACAACGGATTGATAATTGTCAACCTGGTCGATTTCGATATGCTCTGGGGGCACCGGTTGGATGTTTCCGGTTTCGCCGACGGACTGGCGGCAGTCGATGCCTGGTTGCCGCAATTGACCGCCCGCTTGCGGTCCGATGACTTGCTGCTGATAACCGCGGATCATGGATGTGATCCGACCACGCCGGGCACCGATCACAGCCGTGAGTATGTGCCGTTGCTGGCATGGTTTCCCGGTCTGCGGCCGGATATTGATCTGGGAACCCGTGCCGGATTTGCTGATGTCGCCGCAACAGTGGGGGAGGCTCTCGGCTGTACCTGTCCGGCAGGCCGGAGTTTTTTGCCGGAGTTGAAAGCGGGGAGGGTTTGACGGATCAGGAAATGAGGCCCGGAGAAGGTCGAGCTGCCCGGCTGCGCAGCATTCCGAGATCCAGCTCGGCGCCGCGTCGGCCTTCACTCAGTTCTCCCAGCAGCCGCTGTTCGAGAAAGGCTTCGAGCTGGCGACGGGTTTCATCGCTGAGGTCGGCAAATTCCAGGCCGACTCCCTGGCGATAATTATTTTCGGGACGTGGTTCCATGCGGTAGACAACCCGGCCGGGAAGTTCCAGTTCGCGGTTCATTCCCAGCAGTGGGAAGACAACCTGGAACTGGTCCTGGGGTTCAAGCCGGTAGCTGGTTTTGATGAACATCCCCCGGGTGCTGATACTGAGAACTTCCGCCAGCTCGGAGGTGTTGTCCCGGCAGACCATCCCGGGTATCCTGACTTCCATGCGCAGATTGCGGCGGGGGTGTTTTTCAAGGTGTTTCTGGACCAGTTCAAAGAGGGCGAAAATATCGATTGGAACGTCCAGGCCAACCCATGGTACCGGGATGGTCGGCCCGTGAGGCTGCCCGAGGATAACCAGCGGCAGTCCGGTTTTCCGGATTTGTTCCCGCAACCGTTGTCGCAGCGTCTCATCGGCTGCGGCCAGCATGCCGTCGCCGATCAGGATAAACTCGGGATTGCTGCCATTGAGCAGTTCTTCGAACTCCCCGACTCGGGACGTGACCAGCACCCGGTAACCCCAGTGCTTGAGGATGATTTCGAGCGTTCCCAGCAGGTCGGGGCTGGTGGCGCCGAGCAGAATTCGTTTCATGGACATGGCAACCCTTCGTGCAGTGAATGTAAAGGATTATCCGCCGGTTGGCAAGCTCACTGATTCAGGTCAGACAAAGGAGATGAAAGATGAAGAAAATGATGATTGTTCTTACCCTGTTGCTGTTGTTGCCGTCCCTCGGGTGGGGGCTTGAGGTTGTCGAAGGAGTTGTCGCGACCGGCGTTGAACAGCGTCAACCGGTCGGGGTGGCCGATCATTTCCCGGCCGACATCGGGCGGGTCTACTGCTTTACCCGGGTGCGGGGAGCTGTCGGGGATGATGAGATTACCCATGTCTGGTTGAAGCAGGGACGGGAGATGGCGCGGGTCACATTGGCGGTTCGTTCCGACAACTGGCGGACCTGGTCCTCGAAACAGGTCCTGCCCGAGTGGCGGGGCGCCTGGACGGTCAAGGTCCTGGACCGGGCCGGCAACGAGCTGACCAGCATCTCCTTTGATCTGGAGTAACAGCCGGTTGCCGGATGGGGATGGAAACAGCGGCGGGGCGTCCATATCGGACGCCCCGCCGCATGTGTTTTAGAAGTGCAGTCGTGGTTATTTCTTGCGGGTTTTGCGGCCCTTGGCAGCGCGAGCTTTCGCCAGGTTGTCAGCCAGACCGCGGTCAATGGCCATCTGACGGCGTTTCTCGGAATAATTTTTTGCCGCCAGCGGCTGGGAGCGGGGGATGTCAAACTGTTTACGGTAATCTCCCGGCGTCATGTCGTGCTTGGTGCGCAGGTGGCGTGCCAGCGTTTTCATTCCTTCACCGCAGATCATGCAGTAGACCTTGTCGCGACCGAACGCTTTCTTGCGGGTGACCGCCGGAGCGTTTTCGTCGGCTTCGGCATTTTCTCCCACGGCAGCGAGGCCCTGCAGCGCCTTGTGGATTTCGGACAGGGAAACCACCATCTCTTCAGTTGACATGGAGCGGGAGGTTGCCTGGGCTTCGACCAGGTCTTTTGCCATTTGCAACAGTTCGGACATTGT from Geothermobacter hydrogeniphilus includes these protein-coding regions:
- the deoC gene encoding deoxyribose-phosphate aldolase; the encoded protein is MPITAPDGRSFRGNPAACIDHTLLKAETTGRQIQQLCEEAVEYGFAAVCVPPCHVRFSADILYGTEVAVATVVGFPLGYAETASKQHEAAQAVNAGAREIDMVINQGWAATGDFAHVEEEIRAVVRTVPGTCVKVIIECCNFGREAKSRLVEAAVAAGARYVKTSTGFAASGATVEDVRLLAAVADGRVRVKAAGGIRSLEDCQAMLAAGADRIGSSSGVAIVEQWLRTEGLS
- a CDS encoding phosphopentomutase; translated protein: MNPPFRRVLVVVLDGVGVGALPDAAAYGDAGANTLLHVLQRSPSLRLPNFERFGLGRLVPAAGLVSGEGLAACGRMAEKAAGKDSTAGHWELMGVTLEQPLPTYPQGFPEEIISAFTAATGLAVLGNRAASGTDIIRDLGEEHLRSGLPIIYTSSDSVFQIAAHEEVIPVEKLYDLCRKARELLNPFRVGRVIARPFTGRDAAGFRRTAGRHDFSLPPIAPTLLDRLQQAGVPVVGIGKIGDLFAGRGLDESLTTASNADGMAATLECLERVDNGLIIVNLVDFDMLWGHRLDVSGFADGLAAVDAWLPQLTARLRSDDLLLITADHGCDPTTPGTDHSREYVPLLAWFPGLRPDIDLGTRAGFADVAATVGEALGCTCPAGRSFLPELKAGRV
- a CDS encoding PilZ domain-containing protein, with product MSMKRILLGATSPDLLGTLEIILKHWGYRVLVTSRVGEFEELLNGSNPEFILIGDGMLAAADETLRQRLREQIRKTGLPLVILGQPHGPTIPVPWVGLDVPIDIFALFELVQKHLEKHPRRNLRMEVRIPGMVCRDNTSELAEVLSISTRGMFIKTSYRLEPQDQFQVVFPLLGMNRELELPGRVVYRMEPRPENNYRQGVGLEFADLSDETRRQLEAFLEQRLLGELSEGRRGAELDLGMLRSRAARPSPGLIS
- a CDS encoding DUF2914 domain-containing protein, with product MKKMMIVLTLLLLLPSLGWGLEVVEGVVATGVEQRQPVGVADHFPADIGRVYCFTRVRGAVGDDEITHVWLKQGREMARVTLAVRSDNWRTWSSKQVLPEWRGAWTVKVLDRAGNELTSISFDLE
- a CDS encoding MucR family transcriptional regulator; protein product: MSELLQMAKDLVEAQATSRSMSTEEMVVSLSEIHKALQGLAAVGENAEADENAPAVTRKKAFGRDKVYCMICGEGMKTLARHLRTKHDMTPGDYRKQFDIPRSQPLAAKNYSEKRRQMAIDRGLADNLAKARAAKGRKTRKK